One segment of Mycoplasma sp. E35C DNA contains the following:
- a CDS encoding PTS sugar transporter subunit IIA, with amino-acid sequence MIKNYLNDKNIFINVDAKSKNEVFQEVFNSLKNQGCVDDKYLDSMIQRDQHASVAIGNYIAIAHGTVETKDLIKNNGMCFLVLKNPIQWDGNEVKVVLGLAFIGDEAMDVIGNIGVAFSDEDEVKDFYYQNDLTTQKVLDWLISHDE; translated from the coding sequence ATGATTAAAAATTACTTAAACGACAAAAATATCTTTATCAATGTTGATGCTAAATCTAAGAATGAAGTGTTTCAAGAAGTCTTTAATTCACTAAAAAATCAAGGGTGTGTTGATGACAAATATCTTGATTCAATGATTCAAAGAGATCAGCATGCTAGTGTTGCGATTGGTAACTATATTGCTATTGCTCATGGCACTGTTGAAACCAAAGATTTAATTAAAAACAATGGCATGTGCTTTTTAGTTTTAAAGAATCCAATTCAATGAGATGGTAATGAGGTTAAAGTTGTCTTGGGATTAGCATTCATTGGTGATGAAGCAATGGATGTAATTGGTAATATTGGTGTGGCTTTTTCTGATGAAGATGAAGTTAAAGATTTTTATTATCAAAACGATTTAACAACTCAAAAAGTTTTAGACTGATTAATAAGTCATGATGAATAA